From a single Sinorhizobium sp. RAC02 genomic region:
- a CDS encoding heparinase II/III family protein, whose product MMLFGNNKPDRLRRLLAQNAHAAHIAGTIVARADDMGGAAPIEHRIDPARGILLETSRLLGERVVTLGVAWAVTGHTAFRRRIVSEIMAAARFPDWNRQHFIDTAEMAAAVAIGRNWAQPVMSKNELALVEDALLRHALLPGLSSLHAGSDWTTARTNWTLVCCGGLITAAALTRSAMPEPCDELLDLALGPFRSALSIFDDKGGWPEGAAYGAYAARYAILAVEALTEAGLSHRVPEEVSRLPAHWRFQRALVSPSGQGFNAGDEPTEHERSPMLGWFAARSEEEGAVAWQWQAPGAVHPFDLLWYHAPPDPPTFEAAPRIEVFDAGYAILRHHADGREWYLAARAGRNTTNHCHADLGSFVLDVGRNRLVCDLGREDYAAPGYFDPAHRPSYFLTQTRAHNVAFAGEQSREAEATIVADGSRIALDIVDPASPFRHLRGFTPSENGVVVVADLIVPKHESDRLPVLWQCHTQAAASDGDGRICLGDGDLAITARLYAPDEHPLTIEPIAADEDRFSQIRRLTARLAVPADGLFVACLFSDRQGEPDQQSVEAWLREIASVRWPKQTEEA is encoded by the coding sequence ATGATGCTCTTCGGGAACAACAAACCGGATCGATTGCGGCGTCTCCTGGCGCAGAACGCCCATGCCGCACACATCGCCGGGACGATCGTCGCGCGCGCCGACGACATGGGCGGGGCGGCACCCATCGAACACCGCATCGATCCGGCGCGTGGCATCCTGCTTGAGACGAGCCGGCTGCTCGGCGAGCGCGTCGTCACGCTTGGGGTAGCCTGGGCCGTCACCGGCCACACTGCCTTCCGGCGCAGGATCGTCAGCGAAATCATGGCCGCCGCCCGGTTTCCCGATTGGAACCGACAGCATTTCATCGACACGGCCGAAATGGCCGCTGCCGTGGCGATCGGCCGAAACTGGGCACAGCCCGTCATGTCGAAAAACGAACTGGCGCTGGTCGAAGACGCCCTTCTTCGCCATGCACTGCTTCCCGGCCTCTCTTCACTGCATGCCGGGTCGGACTGGACAACGGCGCGGACCAACTGGACGCTGGTGTGCTGCGGTGGCCTGATCACCGCTGCGGCCCTGACGCGCTCGGCCATGCCCGAACCCTGCGACGAACTCCTCGATCTCGCTCTCGGCCCGTTCCGCTCGGCCCTTTCCATTTTCGACGACAAGGGCGGTTGGCCGGAGGGCGCCGCCTACGGCGCCTATGCCGCGCGCTACGCCATCCTCGCCGTCGAGGCGCTCACGGAGGCTGGCCTGTCGCACCGCGTGCCCGAGGAAGTCAGCCGCCTGCCCGCCCATTGGCGCTTCCAGCGGGCGCTCGTCAGCCCGTCCGGCCAGGGTTTCAACGCCGGCGACGAGCCGACCGAGCACGAACGCTCCCCGATGCTTGGCTGGTTTGCCGCACGCAGCGAAGAGGAGGGCGCCGTTGCCTGGCAGTGGCAGGCACCGGGTGCGGTCCATCCCTTCGATCTTTTATGGTACCACGCGCCGCCCGACCCGCCGACCTTCGAAGCGGCACCCCGCATTGAGGTGTTCGACGCCGGATACGCCATCCTGCGCCACCACGCGGACGGACGGGAGTGGTACCTAGCCGCCCGCGCCGGGCGCAACACCACAAACCACTGCCATGCAGACCTCGGAAGCTTCGTGCTCGATGTAGGGAGAAACCGCCTGGTTTGCGATCTCGGGCGCGAAGACTATGCGGCGCCGGGTTATTTCGACCCCGCACACCGCCCCTCCTATTTCCTGACGCAGACCCGTGCGCACAATGTCGCCTTCGCCGGCGAGCAATCGAGAGAGGCCGAGGCGACCATCGTGGCAGACGGTTCCCGTATCGCGCTGGATATCGTCGACCCCGCTTCACCCTTCCGGCATCTGCGCGGCTTTACACCCAGCGAAAACGGCGTCGTCGTCGTTGCGGACCTGATCGTGCCGAAGCACGAAAGCGACAGGCTCCCGGTCCTCTGGCAGTGCCACACGCAGGCTGCGGCTTCCGATGGCGACGGACGGATCTGTCTCGGTGATGGCGACCTCGCGATCACTGCTCGCCTTTATGCACCCGACGAACACCCGCTCACGATCGAGCCGATCGCGGCCGATGAGGATCGCTTCAGCCAAATCCGGCGCTTGACCGCCCGACTTGCGGTGCCGGCCGACGGCCTGTTCGTCGCGTGCCTGTTTTCCGACCGGCAAGGCGAGCCGGATCAACAGTCGGTGGAAGCCTGGCTGAGAGAGATCGCCAGCGTGCGATGGCCTAAACAGACCGAGGAGGCATGA
- a CDS encoding caspase family protein codes for MDMRRHGLLVYALSFFLVVLPGLAFAETSPVKRLALVLGNEAYKDLPPLKNALADADAMDAALRDVGFEVQLVRNADKSGMERALIDFRNKIEPDSVVLVYYAGHGLQASEENFLVPIDARIADAMDLPLVAMSASQVLRQLEGTKAGSIIFILDACRDNPFLGKDGKTRSIGNGDSLSRGLARIVSKHTGTLIAFSTSPGDVAQDGKGGNSPYTKALTAALRTPGQSIEAIFKETRARVVEATGGEQIPWENSSLVRDVVLIPQAGGPKVVEATPCDLAAAHPSDPERIGPSVEYANLDPQIAVPACEAAVASDPTNMRFKTLLARAFDKAGRGEDAYKLNEVAMAAGNLAAYHNMGNLYRKGLGVKLDLAKSFELYLYAAERGHPEDQSNVGYMYFQGQGVAQDYGKARIWLEKAANQNWGAAFDKLGLIYLKGLDTKVDLEAAAENFQKGVDLGDRSAMVNLANLYKDGKGVEKDPKKAFDFYSRGARLGAVAAYVNLGNLYEEGRGVEKDLLQAAFWFTLASREGREDALEKLRTTRAVLSEGDKEILQQRLDDWARGRFG; via the coding sequence ATGGACATGCGACGCCATGGCCTTCTTGTTTATGCCCTTTCCTTCTTTCTTGTTGTCCTTCCCGGACTGGCCTTTGCCGAAACGTCTCCGGTCAAGCGTCTTGCGCTTGTGCTTGGCAATGAAGCCTACAAGGATTTGCCCCCGCTCAAGAATGCGCTGGCCGATGCGGATGCCATGGATGCGGCGTTGCGTGACGTGGGCTTCGAGGTGCAGCTCGTGCGCAATGCCGACAAGTCCGGCATGGAGCGCGCGCTCATCGACTTCCGCAACAAGATCGAGCCCGACTCCGTCGTGCTCGTCTATTATGCCGGGCATGGGTTGCAGGCATCGGAGGAGAATTTCCTGGTGCCGATCGATGCCAGGATTGCCGACGCCATGGACCTGCCGCTCGTTGCCATGTCGGCAAGCCAGGTGCTGCGCCAGCTCGAGGGCACGAAGGCCGGTTCGATCATTTTCATCCTCGATGCCTGCCGGGACAATCCCTTCCTCGGCAAGGACGGCAAGACCCGTTCCATCGGCAACGGCGATTCCCTGTCGCGCGGGCTTGCCCGCATCGTCAGCAAACATACGGGAACGCTGATCGCCTTCTCCACCTCGCCGGGTGACGTGGCGCAGGACGGCAAGGGCGGGAACAGCCCCTATACCAAAGCGCTGACCGCCGCATTGCGCACGCCGGGGCAATCGATAGAAGCGATCTTCAAGGAAACACGCGCCCGGGTGGTTGAGGCGACCGGCGGCGAGCAGATCCCGTGGGAAAACTCGTCGCTCGTGCGCGATGTCGTGCTCATTCCGCAGGCCGGCGGTCCCAAGGTCGTCGAGGCGACGCCGTGCGATCTAGCGGCCGCCCATCCCTCCGATCCGGAACGCATCGGCCCGAGCGTGGAATATGCCAATCTCGATCCGCAGATCGCCGTTCCGGCCTGCGAGGCGGCGGTGGCAAGCGATCCCACCAACATGCGCTTCAAGACGCTGCTTGCCCGTGCCTTCGACAAGGCCGGTCGCGGCGAGGATGCCTACAAGCTCAATGAAGTGGCCATGGCCGCCGGCAATCTGGCCGCCTATCACAATATGGGCAACCTCTACCGCAAGGGCCTCGGGGTGAAGCTCGATCTGGCAAAGTCCTTCGAGCTTTATCTCTATGCCGCCGAACGGGGCCATCCCGAAGACCAGAGCAATGTCGGCTACATGTATTTCCAGGGCCAGGGTGTCGCGCAGGATTATGGCAAGGCGCGTATCTGGTTGGAAAAGGCGGCAAACCAGAATTGGGGTGCCGCCTTCGACAAGCTTGGCCTCATCTATCTCAAGGGGCTCGACACCAAGGTCGATCTGGAGGCGGCCGCGGAGAACTTCCAGAAGGGCGTGGATCTCGGCGACCGCAGCGCCATGGTCAACCTTGCCAACCTCTACAAGGACGGCAAGGGCGTCGAGAAGGATCCGAAAAAGGCCTTCGACTTCTATTCGCGTGGGGCCCGGCTCGGTGCGGTCGCTGCCTATGTCAATCTGGGCAATCTGTATGAGGAAGGCCGCGGGGTCGAAAAGGACCTGCTGCAGGCCGCGTTCTGGTTCACGCTGGCGTCACGCGAGGGGCGGGAAGACGCGCTGGAGAAATTGCGCACGACGCGGGCCGTTCTGTCCGAAGGCGACAAGGAGATCCTGCAGCAGCGGCTGGACGACTGGGCACGCGGTCGCTTCGGTTGA
- a CDS encoding MarR family transcriptional regulator — protein MANRKLSALYDGALEPTGINIAQFSLLRNVERRQPVSLTELGRHMELDRSTLGRNVRVLERMGLVEFGSGDDQREALVLLTGRGTEILQTAVPLWQACQDDVAARLGPEKLALITELNSLL, from the coding sequence ATGGCGAACCGCAAGCTCAGCGCCCTCTATGACGGCGCGCTGGAGCCGACGGGCATCAATATTGCGCAGTTTTCCCTGCTGAGGAATGTCGAGCGGCGTCAGCCGGTGAGCCTGACGGAGCTTGGCCGACATATGGAACTGGATCGCTCGACGCTTGGACGCAATGTCCGCGTCCTCGAACGCATGGGTCTGGTCGAATTCGGGAGTGGAGACGATCAGCGCGAGGCGTTGGTGCTTCTGACCGGCCGCGGCACCGAGATATTGCAGACCGCCGTGCCGCTCTGGCAGGCCTGCCAGGACGACGTGGCCGCTCGCCTCGGGCCGGAAAAACTCGCACTCATAACCGAACTGAACAGCCTGCTGTGA
- a CDS encoding MFS transporter: MPNTLPSTGTTISRFAARHGVHYGWVVAAATFLTMLVTAGAVGTPGVLIGPLQQEFGWSTSEISSAFAIRLVLFGLMGPFAAAFINRFGIRRVASVALLLIGAGILGSFAMTELWQLTLLWGVVVGFGTGLTAMVLGATVATRWFATRRGLVVGLLTASTATGQLVFLPLMASLTESLGWRDALTLILVMLFLTAVVVLVFMRDHPADVGLAPYGAKDGMVVAPAPPATLGAMLASPIAVLMEAAQTRIFWVLFGTFFICGASTNGLVQTHFIALCGDFGMAATATAGMLAIIGIFDIAGTIGSGWLSDRFDSRILLFWYYGLRGLSLVYLPFTSFSFYELSIFAVFYGLDWVATVPPTLKLTIDRFGARAPMVFGWVFAGHQLGAAFAAWGAGFTRTAYETYLPAFFIAGVLCLIGALAVVTIREPKMPEAAPQPA; the protein is encoded by the coding sequence ATGCCGAACACCCTACCCTCCACCGGCACGACGATCTCGCGTTTCGCCGCCCGTCACGGCGTTCATTATGGCTGGGTGGTGGCGGCCGCCACCTTCCTGACCATGCTGGTGACGGCGGGTGCCGTCGGCACGCCGGGCGTGCTGATCGGTCCCCTGCAACAGGAATTCGGCTGGAGCACGTCGGAAATTTCCTCCGCCTTCGCCATCCGCCTCGTGCTGTTCGGGTTGATGGGCCCCTTCGCCGCCGCCTTCATCAACCGCTTCGGCATCCGTCGGGTCGCGAGCGTGGCGCTTCTACTGATCGGCGCCGGCATTCTCGGATCTTTCGCGATGACGGAGCTCTGGCAACTCACCCTGCTCTGGGGCGTCGTTGTCGGCTTCGGCACGGGGCTGACGGCCATGGTTCTCGGCGCGACGGTCGCGACGCGCTGGTTTGCCACCCGGCGCGGCCTCGTGGTCGGCCTGTTGACGGCGAGTACGGCGACCGGCCAGCTGGTGTTTCTGCCGCTGATGGCATCACTCACGGAGAGCCTCGGCTGGCGTGACGCGCTTACGCTCATTCTCGTCATGCTGTTCCTCACGGCCGTCGTCGTCCTTGTCTTCATGCGTGATCACCCCGCTGATGTCGGCCTGGCGCCCTATGGCGCCAAGGACGGAATGGTCGTCGCCCCCGCACCACCGGCGACACTGGGCGCGATGCTCGCCTCCCCCATCGCGGTCCTGATGGAGGCGGCGCAGACCCGGATCTTCTGGGTGCTGTTCGGCACCTTCTTCATCTGCGGCGCCAGCACGAATGGCCTGGTGCAGACACATTTCATAGCGCTCTGCGGCGATTTCGGCATGGCCGCCACCGCGACTGCCGGCATGCTGGCGATCATCGGCATCTTCGACATTGCCGGCACGATCGGTTCGGGCTGGTTGTCCGACCGGTTCGACAGCCGCATCCTGCTGTTCTGGTACTACGGGCTGCGCGGGCTTTCGCTGGTCTATCTGCCCTTCACCAGCTTCAGCTTCTACGAATTATCGATCTTTGCCGTCTTTTACGGTCTCGACTGGGTCGCCACCGTTCCGCCGACCCTCAAGCTCACCATCGACCGCTTCGGAGCACGGGCGCCCATGGTGTTCGGCTGGGTCTTCGCCGGTCACCAGCTCGGCGCCGCCTTCGCGGCCTGGGGCGCGGGCTTCACCAGGACGGCATACGAGACCTATCTTCCGGCCTTCTTCATCGCGGGCGTGCTGTGCCTCATCGGTGCCCTTGCCGTGGTTACGATCCGCGAGCCGAAAATGCCGGAAGCGGCACCGCAGCCTGCATGA
- a CDS encoding AraC family transcriptional regulator, whose product MTGKSSPLTPFPTSSIMFEVALDRDPDHDASIVNRTVPAVLFIPLPFVVALLLAIRFVALLRNQESGNRPFLALIGLCILQSVIVGLRWGYDLTALRYVLPVLAASLPPLVLASFRSLIQPDRQDMPWLNGLPPVVVIALLLFAPYFIDVALVVIFVGYAAILLRLATAGPDGLDEARLDGAAGAHKALLIAAGALCISASFDIAVVLDFEWSRGENVPMMVSNANLLSLFLLGLTATVAARARALPAAPGETDQDPSADERDRDVLERVDRLLATQNLFRDENLTLSRLARRAGVPARQISGAINRLAGKNVSQYINDFRIAEACRLLRETDMPVTSAMFEAGFQTKSNFNREFRRVTTQSPASWRAENRSPSPAGG is encoded by the coding sequence TTGACGGGCAAATCATCGCCGCTGACGCCCTTCCCGACGTCCTCGATCATGTTTGAGGTCGCCCTTGATCGCGATCCGGATCATGATGCGTCCATCGTCAACAGAACCGTTCCTGCCGTGCTCTTCATTCCCCTGCCCTTCGTCGTCGCCCTGTTGCTCGCCATCCGCTTCGTGGCGCTCCTGCGCAATCAGGAAAGCGGCAACCGACCGTTTCTCGCCTTGATCGGGCTCTGCATCCTGCAATCCGTCATCGTCGGCCTGCGCTGGGGCTACGACCTGACCGCACTACGCTATGTGCTGCCTGTGCTGGCGGCGTCGCTACCGCCGCTGGTGCTGGCGAGTTTCCGCAGCCTGATCCAGCCTGACCGGCAAGACATGCCCTGGCTCAACGGGCTGCCGCCGGTCGTCGTCATCGCCCTGCTGCTGTTTGCGCCCTATTTCATCGACGTTGCCCTCGTCGTCATCTTCGTCGGCTATGCCGCGATCCTGCTGCGGCTCGCCACGGCCGGTCCCGACGGGCTGGACGAGGCGCGGCTCGATGGCGCTGCGGGCGCGCACAAGGCCCTGCTGATTGCCGCCGGCGCGCTCTGCATTTCCGCCTCCTTCGATATCGCGGTCGTGCTCGATTTCGAATGGAGCCGCGGGGAGAACGTGCCGATGATGGTCAGCAACGCCAACCTGCTCAGCCTCTTCCTCCTCGGCCTGACGGCAACCGTCGCCGCCCGCGCCCGCGCGCTCCCCGCGGCACCCGGCGAGACGGATCAGGATCCTTCCGCGGATGAAAGGGACCGCGACGTTCTGGAGCGCGTCGACCGGCTGCTTGCCACGCAAAACCTTTTTCGCGACGAGAACCTGACGCTCTCACGTCTTGCTCGGCGGGCAGGCGTACCGGCCCGGCAGATTTCCGGCGCCATCAACCGCCTCGCCGGCAAGAACGTTTCGCAATATATCAACGACTTCCGCATCGCCGAGGCCTGCCGGCTGCTGCGCGAGACCGACATGCCGGTGACCTCGGCCATGTTCGAAGCCGGCTTCCAGACGAAATCGAACTTCAACCGCGAATTCCGTAGGGTCACCACGCAGAGCCCCGCCAGCTGGCGGGCGGAGAATCGCTCACCAAGCCCGGCAGGCGGTTGA
- a CDS encoding CocE/NonD family hydrolase, whose protein sequence is MFPFRMFSVLLMAGASITSVHAAEVGVRTFGVAAPERGRDIEVTVWYPAADGGTPGLVGDNRIFKGEPATRDAAIATGRFPLVLLSHGSGARVETMGWLATKLAETGFVVVGPNHPGTTSGDSTPAATPLIWERTADLSAVIDRFSTDPTWSSAIDPARIGVVGFSLGGSTALEIAGARADLEAYARYCDSYDKWDCAWFAGGRGYVDEMPVDVDKVDLRKLDKARFEQSNHDPRIRAAVLVDPGLAQAYVDDSLKAIDIPLSFINLGGPGAIPEAVIADKLAALVPQASYATVTEAVHFSFLPECKDGAGDFLKSVGEIDPICDETGSRSRADIHAELKRLIVDALQRSLKGSF, encoded by the coding sequence ATGTTTCCCTTTCGCATGTTTTCCGTCCTTCTCATGGCGGGTGCATCCATCACATCCGTCCATGCCGCCGAGGTCGGCGTTCGCACCTTCGGCGTTGCCGCGCCGGAACGTGGCCGCGATATTGAGGTCACCGTCTGGTACCCCGCCGCTGACGGCGGAACGCCAGGCCTGGTCGGCGACAACAGGATTTTCAAAGGAGAGCCCGCCACGCGCGATGCGGCGATCGCCACGGGCCGCTTTCCGCTCGTGCTGCTGTCGCACGGCTCCGGTGCGCGCGTCGAAACCATGGGCTGGCTGGCGACGAAACTCGCCGAAACGGGGTTCGTGGTGGTCGGCCCCAACCATCCCGGCACGACGAGTGGGGATTCCACGCCTGCGGCAACGCCCCTCATCTGGGAGCGCACGGCCGATCTTTCTGCGGTGATCGACCGCTTCTCGACCGATCCGACCTGGAGTTCTGCGATCGATCCGGCGCGGATTGGCGTCGTCGGCTTCTCGCTCGGCGGTTCGACCGCGCTGGAAATTGCCGGCGCGCGGGCCGATCTCGAAGCCTATGCCCGCTATTGCGACAGCTATGACAAGTGGGATTGCGCCTGGTTTGCCGGCGGGCGTGGCTATGTCGACGAGATGCCCGTCGACGTGGATAAGGTCGACCTGCGCAAGCTCGACAAGGCCCGTTTCGAACAGTCGAACCACGACCCGCGCATCCGTGCCGCCGTGCTGGTGGATCCCGGGCTGGCGCAGGCCTATGTCGATGACAGTCTCAAGGCGATCGACATTCCGTTGAGCTTCATCAATCTCGGCGGCCCGGGCGCAATTCCCGAAGCGGTGATCGCCGACAAGCTGGCGGCGCTGGTGCCGCAGGCAAGCTATGCGACGGTCACGGAAGCCGTGCATTTCAGCTTCCTGCCGGAGTGCAAGGACGGCGCTGGTGACTTCCTGAAATCGGTCGGCGAGATCGATCCGATCTGCGACGAAACGGGTAGCCGGTCGCGGGCGGATATCCATGCGGAGCTGAAACGCCTCATCGTCGATGCGCTTCAGCGTAGCCTCAAGGGTTCGTTCTGA
- a CDS encoding methyl-accepting chemotaxis protein — protein MKISDLSISRKVGLLVLLMGLAAGTIATVGSRGLTSLGAALSDTGGREEVAREAMDLRIDVIAISRMTYQLAIAPEKAADFAAETEKRAAEMLDRLPKIASTADANEQKLLDGVRAALTPYFEDIRAMVAVAGSDKGQDRAAVLAALDKALEGQKAVTAALKEYTTYSANTLSESRAVAISRSTTTQILLLVTAFVCIVAGMLFSMLFARNGIVRPIQLLTGVMSNLAAGKLDDTIPCTERKDEIGAMARTLDVFRANEMQMREMETQEAALQAQSKDLQTNISTIVAAAAAGDFSRRITKAYEDEDLRRFATGVNDLVINVDRGVSEVRRVIASLSHADLTQEMAGHFQGDFAELQANVNGAMLTLRSTMTGILTTAGTISGNSRELSAAANQLAHRTEQQAASLEETAAALEEITTTVKTSTSRALEASEIVREAKDSADKSGDIVQNAISAMGRIEQSSQKISQIISVIDEIAFQTNLLALNAGVEAARAGEAGRGFAVVAQEVRELAQRSANAAKEIKTLINASAGEVKGGVSLVLSTGDVLSEIKDLVNRVNDHVVSITRAAQEQSAALGEINTAVNQMDQMTQQNAAMVEETTAASQVLASEAAQLQTALSQFHIDTGRGNAVYQRRAA, from the coding sequence ATGAAAATTTCGGATCTCTCGATTTCCCGGAAAGTCGGCCTGCTCGTGCTTTTGATGGGCCTTGCCGCCGGCACCATCGCCACCGTCGGCAGCCGCGGGTTGACCTCGCTGGGTGCCGCCCTTTCGGATACCGGCGGACGTGAGGAAGTGGCCCGCGAGGCCATGGACCTGCGCATCGACGTCATCGCCATCAGCCGCATGACCTACCAGCTCGCAATCGCCCCGGAAAAAGCGGCCGATTTCGCCGCCGAGACGGAAAAGCGCGCCGCGGAAATGCTCGACCGCTTGCCGAAGATCGCCTCTACGGCCGATGCCAACGAACAGAAGCTGCTCGACGGCGTTCGCGCGGCACTGACACCGTACTTCGAAGACATCCGCGCCATGGTGGCCGTCGCCGGCTCGGACAAGGGCCAGGACCGCGCTGCCGTTCTCGCTGCCCTCGACAAGGCGCTGGAAGGCCAGAAGGCCGTCACCGCCGCGCTGAAGGAATACACAACCTACTCCGCCAACACGCTGTCGGAATCGCGCGCCGTCGCAATCTCCCGCTCGACGACGACGCAGATCCTGCTGCTGGTGACCGCCTTCGTCTGCATCGTCGCCGGCATGCTGTTCAGCATGCTCTTCGCTCGTAACGGCATCGTGCGTCCGATCCAGCTGCTCACTGGCGTCATGTCCAACCTCGCCGCCGGCAAGCTCGACGACACGATCCCCTGCACCGAGCGCAAGGACGAGATCGGCGCCATGGCGCGCACGCTCGACGTGTTCCGCGCCAACGAGATGCAGATGCGCGAAATGGAGACGCAGGAAGCTGCCCTCCAGGCGCAAAGCAAGGACCTGCAAACGAACATCAGCACCATTGTCGCGGCCGCTGCCGCCGGCGATTTCTCGCGCCGCATCACCAAGGCCTATGAGGACGAAGACCTTCGCCGTTTCGCAACGGGCGTCAATGATCTGGTGATCAATGTCGACCGCGGCGTCAGCGAAGTGCGCCGCGTGATCGCCTCGCTCTCGCATGCCGACCTGACGCAGGAAATGGCCGGCCACTTCCAGGGCGATTTCGCCGAGCTTCAGGCCAACGTCAACGGCGCCATGCTGACGCTGCGCAGCACGATGACCGGCATCCTCACCACCGCCGGCACTATATCCGGCAATTCCCGCGAGCTTTCCGCCGCGGCAAACCAGCTTGCCCACCGCACGGAGCAGCAGGCGGCTTCGCTTGAGGAAACGGCGGCTGCCCTAGAGGAAATCACCACCACGGTCAAAACCTCGACAAGCCGCGCGCTCGAAGCCTCGGAAATCGTGCGCGAAGCCAAGGACAGCGCCGACAAGTCCGGCGACATCGTCCAGAACGCCATCAGCGCCATGGGCCGCATCGAGCAGTCGTCGCAGAAGATCAGCCAGATCATCTCTGTCATCGACGAGATCGCTTTCCAGACCAACCTCCTGGCACTGAATGCCGGTGTGGAAGCGGCGCGTGCCGGCGAAGCCGGTCGCGGTTTCGCCGTCGTCGCCCAGGAAGTGCGCGAACTCGCCCAGCGCTCCGCCAATGCCGCCAAGGAGATCAAGACGCTGATCAACGCCTCGGCCGGCGAAGTGAAGGGTGGTGTCTCGCTGGTTCTTTCGACCGGCGACGTGCTCTCCGAGATCAAGGATCTGGTAAACCGCGTCAACGACCACGTCGTCTCGATCACGCGTGCGGCCCAGGAACAGTCCGCAGCGCTTGGCGAGATCAACACGGCCGTCAACCAGATGGACCAGATGACCCAGCAGAACGCCGCGATGGTGGAGGAAACCACCGCCGCAAGCCAGGTGCTCGCCAGCGAGGCCGCCCAGCTCCAGACCGCGCTGTCGCAGTTCCATATCGACACAGGACGCGGCAACGCCGTCTACCAGCGCCGCGCCGCCTGA
- a CDS encoding aldose epimerase family protein, with the protein MGAGNEIFGRLESGETVERITITGGGLTAQVLTWGAVIQDLRLTGHDAPLVLGFEDLPSYLAHSPYFGATPGRCANRIGGGRFAVDGTEYQLECNERGVSHLHGGSDGIGRQNWHIADHGSDFVTLTLADPAGRAGYPGTCAITCTYRLPGDGVLSVAYQATTDAPTPVNLCQHSYFILDDTADALGHEIRLRAEHYLPVDENLIPTGEIRSVAGTPFDLRDWTPLRRQTEEAGVAFDHNFCLSPERQQKRTVAEVRSPLSGISLEVLTTEPGVQLYTGAKVGPPVPGLDGRRYGAFAGFCLETQVWPDAVNHAGFPNAILRPGETLRQETDYVFRKG; encoded by the coding sequence GTGGGTGCAGGGAATGAAATTTTCGGTCGCCTTGAGTCTGGCGAGACGGTCGAGCGCATCACGATCACCGGCGGCGGGTTGACCGCCCAGGTGCTGACCTGGGGCGCCGTCATCCAGGACCTCAGGCTCACGGGACATGACGCGCCGCTGGTGCTGGGCTTCGAAGATCTCCCCTCCTACCTCGCCCACTCTCCCTATTTCGGCGCGACGCCGGGGCGCTGCGCCAACCGCATCGGCGGCGGCCGGTTTGCAGTCGACGGCACCGAGTACCAGCTCGAATGCAACGAACGCGGCGTCTCGCACCTGCATGGCGGCAGCGACGGCATCGGTCGGCAGAACTGGCATATCGCCGATCACGGCAGCGACTTCGTCACCCTGACGCTGGCCGACCCCGCCGGCCGCGCCGGTTATCCCGGCACCTGCGCCATCACCTGCACCTATCGCCTGCCGGGCGATGGCGTGCTCTCCGTCGCCTACCAGGCGACGACGGATGCGCCCACACCGGTCAACCTCTGCCAGCACAGCTATTTCATCCTCGACGACACGGCCGACGCCCTCGGCCACGAGATCCGCCTCAGGGCCGAACATTATCTGCCGGTCGACGAGAACCTCATTCCGACCGGCGAAATCCGCTCCGTCGCGGGAACGCCGTTCGATCTCCGCGACTGGACGCCGCTCCGCCGGCAGACCGAAGAGGCTGGCGTCGCCTTCGACCACAATTTCTGCCTCTCGCCGGAGCGTCAGCAAAAGCGCACGGTCGCCGAGGTTCGCAGCCCCCTGTCCGGCATCTCGCTGGAGGTGCTGACCACGGAGCCGGGCGTACAGCTCTACACCGGCGCGAAGGTCGGCCCGCCGGTCCCAGGGCTCGATGGTCGCCGCTACGGAGCCTTTGCCGGCTTCTGCCTGGAAACGCAGGTCTGGCCGGATGCCGTCAATCACGCCGGCTTCCCGAATGCCATTCTCCGACCCGGCGAAACGCTGCGGCAGGAGACGGACTACGTCTTCCGCAAGGGGTGA
- a CDS encoding GNAT family N-acetyltransferase — MSRVVIRPLHADDEGEWRRLWTAYLAFYETILPEEIFATTFARLTGEVADGEFRGLLATLDGKPVGLAHYLFHRSCWTIGNVCYLQDLYADPEVRGSGIGRALIEGVYAKAKEAGSPEVYWMTQEFNATARQLYDRIADKTPFIIYQKTF, encoded by the coding sequence ATGAGCCGTGTCGTCATTCGCCCTTTGCATGCAGACGATGAAGGCGAATGGCGCCGCCTGTGGACCGCCTATCTCGCCTTCTACGAGACGATCCTGCCCGAGGAGATTTTTGCCACCACCTTCGCCCGGCTGACGGGCGAAGTGGCGGACGGCGAGTTCCGCGGCCTCCTCGCCACGCTCGACGGCAAGCCGGTCGGCCTCGCCCACTACCTGTTCCATCGCTCCTGCTGGACGATCGGCAATGTCTGCTATTTGCAGGATCTCTATGCCGACCCGGAGGTTCGCGGCTCCGGTATCGGGCGCGCGCTGATCGAAGGGGTCTATGCCAAGGCGAAGGAGGCGGGCTCGCCGGAGGTCTACTGGATGACGCAGGAGTTCAACGCCACCGCGCGCCAGCTCTACGACCGCATCGCCGACAAGACGCCCTTCATCATCTACCAGAAGACCTTCTAA